From Argopecten irradians isolate NY chromosome 12, Ai_NY, whole genome shotgun sequence, one genomic window encodes:
- the LOC138336202 gene encoding adiponectin receptor protein-like, translating into MAASLTTPTITLEESPIVQQPISIANQDLNNVSLDSDYSDAEGDLTMTAKQAERRSTLRRPLFFRRTKLSKQSSIEGDEEDEVDQALSGKSSPKIDFLAGTCKAAEQAEEFVKKVWAGAWRVVHHHSLPDWLKDNDFLHTGHRPPTNSFLQCFKSIFRIHTETGNIWTHLLGMIAFIGVAGYFLSRPSVEVQWQEKAVFSAFFVGAILCLGFSWLFHTVYCHSERVGRLFNKLDYCGIALLTMGSFVPWLYYSFYCQLGPKIAYLVLIFILGTSCIVVSLWDKFAQPQFRAVRAGVFIALGLSGVIPALHYVLIEGFYNAINFAALGWLVLMAVLYIAGAVIYAVRIPERLFPGKFDIWFQSHQIFHVFVLAAAFVHFHGISKIATYRLTLGDCLATELQ; encoded by the exons ATGGCAGCGTCCCTTACCACACCAACTATTACGCTAGAGGAAAGCCCAATTGTACAACAACCTATTTCTATAGCCAATCAGGACCTCAACAATGTGTCTCTGGACAGTGACTATTCTGACGCAGAGGGAGACCTGACGATGACAGCAAAACAGGCAGAGAGGAGATCAACACTTCGCAGACCACTATTTTTCAGAAGa aCAAAGTTGTCAAAACAGTCAAGCATAGAAGGAGACGAAGAAGATGAAGTTGACCAAGCCCTGAGCGGAAAGTCATCGCCCAAAATCGACTTCCTGGCCGGTACATGTAAGGCTGCCGAGCAAGCCGAGGAGTTTGTAAAAAAGGTGTGGGCGGGAGCGTGGAGGGTCGTACACCACCACTCCCTGCCGGACTGGCTCAAAGACAATGACTTCTTACATACCGGCCACAGACCCCCAACCAACTCGTTCTTACAGTGCTTTAAGTCTATATTTAGGATACACACAGAAACTGGCAATATATGGACACATCTACTTG GTATGATAGCGTTCATAGGAGTGGCTGGCTACTTCCTATCGAGGCCGTCCGTCGAGGTCCAGTGGCAGGAGAAGGCAGTGTTCTCAGCGTTTTTTGTGGGTGCTATATTATGTCTGGGATTCTCCTGGCTCTTCCATACAGTCTACTGTCACTCAGAGAGGGTTGGAAGACTCTTCAACAA gTTGGACTACTGTGGAATTGCTCTGCTGACAATGGGATCATTTGTGCCATGGCTGTACTACAGTTTCTACTGCCAGTTGGGACCAAAGATTGCCTATCTAGTCCTTATATTTATACTCGGTACATCTTGTATTGTTGTGTCTTTGTGGGACAAATTTGCCCAGCCTCAGTTCCGCGCAGTCCGAGCAG GTGTATTTATAGCCCTAGGCCTGAGTGGTGTGATACCCGCCCTGCACTACGTCTTAATTGAAGGATTCTATAATGCCATCAACTTTGCTGCCCTCGGATGGCTTGTATTGATGGCTGTACTGTATATAGCTGGAGCGGTCATATATGCAGTTAGGATCCCCGAAAGACTCTTTCCAGGGAAATTTGATATTTGG TTTCAGAGTCATCAGATCTTCCATGTATTCGTCCTGGCAGCTGCCTTCGTACATTTCCACGGAATATCAAAGATAGCCACGTATAGACTAACCCTGGGGGATTGTCTAGCTACAGAGCTACAGTGA
- the LOC138336003 gene encoding transmembrane protein 229A-like, which yields MTTVKNRQKAVPAWARFYFYGMHGLLDEIVFTALFDMVFEPSGNRALKGHSSIFSFFIYGSCSFLVEHLYVFLYLKHGVPRYIRLILYVCIAYIWEFSTGLFLRQFGACSWDYSHYKYNVMGLITLEYAPGWLVLSYLQDVVADFLLSLTINIKGDDDDSKDKKSS from the coding sequence ATGACCACTGTCAAGAACCGCCAGAAAGCTGTGCCGGCATGGGCTCGATTCTACTTCTACGGAATGCACGGCCTCTTGGACGAGATCGTGTTCACAGCACTCTTTGACATGGTGTTCGAACCCAGCGGGAACAGGGCGCTAAAGGGCCATTCCAGTATATTCTCATTCTTCATATACGGTAGCTGTTCCTTTCTCGTAGAGCACCTATACGTATTTTTGTACCTGAAGCACGGCGTACCAAGATATATCCGGTTgattttgtatgtttgtattgcATACATATGGGAGTTCTCTACCGGTCTCTTTCTCCGGCAGTTTGGAGCTTGTTCATGGGACTACAGTCACTACAAGTATAACGTCATGGGCCTTATTACACTGGAATATGCTCCGGGCTGGCTTGTTTTAAGCTATCTACAAGACGTGGTCGCCGACTTTTTGCTCAGTCTAACCATTAACATAAAGGGGGATGATGATGACAGCAAAGACAAGAAGAGTAGTTGA